A part of Capsicum annuum cultivar UCD-10X-F1 chromosome 6, UCD10Xv1.1, whole genome shotgun sequence genomic DNA contains:
- the LOC107873331 gene encoding probable LRR receptor-like serine/threonine-protein kinase IRK, translating into MEMRKVFGIVILCHILSPIFVKALNLSFNDDILGLMVFKADVRDPQGKLVSWNEEDDSPCCWDGIKCNPRSNRVSQIVLDGFGLSGKISRGLMRLQFLRKLSLAKNNFTGSISTSVVQLANLRILDLSENNLFGPIPGDLFQQCGPLRSISLSKNKFSGKIPESLKECMALGSLNLSSNQFSGFLPSEIWSLNGLSSLDLSDNLLEGEIPVGIEDMFNLRAINLRKNHLKGEVPDRIGSCLLLRSIDLSENSFSGELPKTMQMLSLCNELILKHNAFVGTLPKWIGEMKSLEILDLSVNNFSGQLPFSVGKLQSLKLLNMSRNAIYGNLPKSMSSCVNLMTLDVSQNSLTGDLPPWIFKLGLRQVLFSENKLSGGLKNAFASSLDNSRQKLLALDISCNGLAGEIPFSIGEFNSLQSLNLSRNSLVGTIPENVGHLKSLDVLDLSENQLNGSIPLELGGAYSLRKLKLERNALTGEIPTSIGKCSKLMSLSLSHNGLTGPVPATFAKLINLQNVDFSFNKLTGILPKQLVNLVHLKSFNISHNQLKGELPFGGFFNTISPYSVAANPSLCGAAANRSCSTVLPKPIVLNPNSTDSMPGAIPPTLGHQKKILSISALIAISAAAIIVVGVISITVLNLRVRSATSHSAAALRFSGGDDFSPSHSTDADSGKLIMFSGELDFSTGSHALLNKDCELGRGGFGAVYRTVLGDGMPVAIKKLTVSGLVKSQGDFEKEVKKLGKVHHPNLVALQGYYWTPSLQLLIYEFITGGNLYEHIHEGSSKNLLSWNERFNIILGTAKGLANLHQMNIIHYNLKSNNILIDSSGDPKVADYGLASLLPMLDRYFLSSKIQSALGYMAPEFACKTVKITEKCDVYGFGVLVLEIVTGKKPVEYMADDVMLLCDMVRGALEKGKVEECVDGRLHGKFPAEEAIPVMKLGLICTSQVPSNRPDMAEVVNILELIRCPSEGQEELV; encoded by the exons ATGGAAATGAGGAAGGTCTTTGGTATAGTAATATTATGTCACATATTATCTCCTATTTTTGTTAAAGCATTGAACTTGTCTTTTAATGATGATATACTGGGGTTAATGGTATTCAAGGCTGATGTTCGTGATCCACAAGGAAAGCTGGTGTCTTGGAATGAAGAAGATGATAGTCCCTGCTGCTGGGATGGAATCAAATGCAACCCCAGATCCAATAGGGTCTCTCAAATTGTTCTAGATGGGTTTGGCCTTTCAGGTAAGATTAGCAGAGGGCTAATGAGGTTGCAGTTTCTTCGAAAGCTTTCGCTTGCGAAGAACAATTTTACAGGGAGTATAAGTACCAGTGTTGTTCAACTCGCAAATCTGAGGATTCTAGACTTGAGCGAGAACAACCTATTTGGGCCGATTCCGGGTGATCTCTTTCAACAATGTGGGCCTTTGAGATCAATTTCTTTGTCCAAGAATAAATTTTCAGGGAAAATTCCTGAAAGTTTGAAAGAATGTATGGCATTGGGGTCTTTAAACTTGTCTTCCAATCAGTTTTCAGGATTTTTACCTTCTGAAATTTGGTCTTTGAATGGGCTAAGTTCCCTTGATCTGTCAGATAATTTGCTGGAAGGTGAAATTCCAGTAGGCATTGAAGATATGTTTAATTTGAGAGCcataaatttgaggaaaaatcaTCTCAAAGGTGAAGTTCCAGATAGAATTGGAAGTTGTTTGCTGTTGAGGTCGATTGATTTGAGTGAAAATTCTTTCTCTGGAGAACTTCCAAAAACAATGCAGATGCTTAGTTTGTGTAATGAATTGATTTTGAAACACAACGCATTTGTTGGTACTTTACCAAAATGGATTGGAGAAATGAAAAGccttgagattcttgatctttctGTGAACAATTTCTCTGGTCAGTTACCGTTTTCAGTTGGGAAGCTTCAATCATTGAAATTACTGAACATGTCGCGAAATGCTATTTATGGGAACTTGCCCAAGTCCATGAGTAGTTGTGTTAATCTTATGACACTGGATGTTAGTCAGAACTCTTTGACGGGTGATCTTCCTCCTTGGATATTCAAATTAGGATTGCGACAAGTTTTGTTTTCTGAGAATAAATTAAGTGGGGGCTTGAAGAATGCATTTGCTTCTTCACTGGACAACTCTCGTCAAAAGCTTCTAGCTCTCGATATTTCTTGCAATGGGTTAGCTGGTGAAATTCCATTTTCTATTGGTGAATTTAATAGCTTGCAGTCCTTGAATTTGTCTAGAAATTCACTTGTAGGCACCATTCCTGAGAATGTTGGCCACCTGAAGTCACTGGATGTTCTTGACTTAAGTGAGAATCAGTTAAATGGTAGCATCCCTTTGGAACTTGGTGGAGCCTATTCTCTCAGGAAACTGAAGCTGGAGAGGAATGCCTTGACGGGAGAAATTCCTACATCTATTGGAAAATGTTCTAAACTTATGTCTTT GTCGTTGTCTCATAATGGCTTAACTGGCCCTGTACCTGCAACCTTTGCTAAACTAATTAACTTACAAAATGTTGACTTCTCCTTTAACAAATTAACTGGAATCTTACCAAAGCAGCTGGTAAATCTTGTTCACCTCAAATCATTCAACATCTCACACAACCAGCTAAAGGGTGAACTGCCTTTTGGTGGTTTTTTTAACACTATTTCTCCTTATTCAGTGGCAGCCAATCCGTCTCTTTGTGGGGCTGCTGCTAATAGGTCGTGTTCAACTGTCCTTCCCAAGCCAATTGTTCTGAATCCCAATTCCACAGATTCTATGCCTGGTGCTATTCCTCCAACATTAGGCCACCAGAAGAAAATCCTAAGCATCTCTGCCCTCATTGCCATTAGTGCAGCTGCTATTATTGTTGTTGGTGTTATTTCCATCACTGTTCTAAATCTTCGCGTACGTTCTGCAACTTCTCACTCTGCTGCTGCCCTTAGATTTTCTGGTGGAGATGACTTTAGCCCCTCCCACAGTACAGATGCAGATTCTGGTAAGCTTATCATGTTCTCAGGCGAACTTGACTTCAGCACAGGGTCACATGCTCTGCTTAACAAGGATTGTGAGCTCGGACGTGGTGGTTTTGGAGCCGTTTATCGCACTGTCCTTGGAGATGGTATGCCTGTGGCCATTAAGAAGCTTACTGTCTCTGGTCTTGTTAAGTCTCAGGGAGACTTCGAAAAGGAGGTTAAGAAATTGGGAAAAGTTCATCACCCTAATCTTGTGGCTCTTCAAGGTTATTATTGGACACCATCACTGCAGCTACTTATATATGAATTCATAACTGGTGGAAATTTGTATGAGCATATCCATGAAGGTTCTAGTAAAAACTTGCTTTCATGGAATGAGCgtttcaacattattcttgggACAGCAAAAGGCTTGGCTAACTTACATCAAATGAACATAATTCACTATAACCTCAAGTCCAACAATATTTTGATTGATAGCTCTGGTGATCCTAAAGTTGCGGATTATGGGTTAGCAAGTTTGTTACCAATGTTAGATCGATATTTTTTGAGCAGCAAGATACAAAGTGCACTTGGTTACATGGCACCTGAATTTGCTTGCAAGACCGTGAAGATAACTGAGAAATGTGATGTGTATGGGTTTGGAGTTCTTGTTCTGGAGATAGTCACTGGAAAGAAGCCAGTTGAGTACATGGCGGACGATGTTATGTTATTATGTGACATGGTAAGGGGCGCATTGGAAAAAGGCAAGGTGGAAGAATGTGTAGATGGGAGGCTGCATGGAAAATTCCCTGCTGAGGAAGCGATTCCTGTGATGAAGTTGGGTTTAATCTGCACATCACAAGTCCCTTCAAACAGGCCTGATATGGCAGAAGTGGTTAACATATTGGAGCTGATAAGATGTCCTTCAGAGGGCCAGGAGGAACTGGTATGA